The following is a genomic window from Tripterygium wilfordii isolate XIE 37 chromosome 19, ASM1340144v1, whole genome shotgun sequence.
tatctatatatacaatCACAAATGAGATAGATTCAGAGTGTAATTAAGTCTATAAAGCTCCCAAAATTaccaacaaaatacaaaatctcCTTTTTTGTCATCATACATACTCATAGGTGAGTTTTTGTCTTTCAAACAGAAACTTAAATCTTCAAATTCTCTTGAAAATCGCCATGGATTGGAAGCTTAAATACATGAGAAACATGGCTTTCGATCTCCCGCATGGATTTCAAGTTCTCAACTGGATTCGAAACTTTGAGAGGGTGAAAAGATTTCGAGCTTCGATTCTTTGAGACGGTATGATTTTTAGGTTCCCGTGAAAAGTTGTTTCTCGTTCCCAGTATAGCGTCTAACGGGGGTTTTTGATTAATACTTTCCACGCTGGGTGGCGGAGTATCACCAGACCAAGTTAACTAAAAAAACTTGACAAGGTCATCGCGCAGCTAATTAAACTGCATATAGCACAGTGCTTCCATAAGCATTAGGGAAATTTTTCAGACTTTGTTAACTTAATACACCCATGCCCAATCCTAAAGAAGATCAACCATGGACCAGCATTATTGGTGATTCCAATGGCTGATTATTGATTAACCTAAAATTCAAACGTATTTCCAAAGCTTTATCTAATGAGAAGGAACAGCGAATAATGTGAGTCTGATAACCTAACAAGCTTCCTCCTACCTAAATTGAATCCATTCAACTGAAATCATTGACCTGCATCTGATCCATATCCTGAGGAACTGTCCCTTTCAGAGTCTGCATATGAAGTAAAAGGCAATAGATTACGGCTATGTTCTCTCTGTGATTGAAGTGGATATTAAATCTGCAACTTAAAACCAATACTGTAGTAAGTAAAGCAAAAGTTTAGCAATTACCATTTAAAGAGGATCCACTAGAATGGCTTGAACTACTTGATCCACTCACGTTAGCAGATCCATTTTCTACTTGTACAGGAGAAGTGACACTAAACCTTTCAACTGCTTTAAATCAAACGGATTCACATGTCAACACACAATTACTAATTGCTGATAAGACATCGTTACTGAGAGAAATAAAGCAGCACAAACATTTGGAAGTTGAAAAACACCTGTTTCATTTCGTTCCTCTGTATTGGCAGCTGTCCGATTCTGCAGACATAATTGAAATGATGAGGCAAAAGACAAGAACAATTTCATGCAAAAGCTCCACTAGATTGTGAAATGAAAAACCAGTCAGCATCATACCATCTCCTGTTTAGCTGGAAGAGAAAGGTCACTGTTTCCTTTGTTCTTGCCTATACTTTTATTGCAATAGGCAACAAACCTATCAAGTTCCCAAAGGGTCTCAGGGCCAACACTGTCAAGATCCAGTTCAATCTCATCATCCTGCTGAAAAAGGCCGGGATTCCTTTCCTTAATGATTTCAACAACCCTTTCCAGTTTCTCCGAAGGCAAGCTCTCGAGGTTTTCTCTAAGTCTCTGCTTTTCCTCATAGGTCATATCTCTATTGGCAGGAACCTCTGTCTTTCGTTTCTTTGCCACTGGTGTCTTTTTCTGATGAGAAGTAACATGCCTAGATTTTGAAACAGAATGTACTGGAACTGTCATAGATTCTGATCTCTCCAAATTCCTTGTATCCAAGAGTGCTGGAGTAGGTATGGGGGGAGCAGTACCAGGAGCCGGTGGATCAGGAGCTGTCCTTGATGGGGTTATTGGCAAATCTGCACTATGACCTATTTCAAGCCTTCCATCAAGAGCGAACTCAGCCTCAGTCGCTGCCCACTTCTCCTCAAAAATATTTGACAAGGCCTCTGCCATATAATGCACATCTTGACCTTTCGAGTTATACGACATGGCATTACTAAACGTTAGTCTGACATCCTCTGCAAACTCCTTGGGGGACTTATACCAATTCTTTTGCAACCTTGCCTTAACTGTGCCCAAATCCATTGGATGCttgataattttataataatcaTGCAACTTCAACCCCTCCACATCCACAGGTTTATTAAATACCCAcccaaattgatgcttcatCAACGTCACTAGTATGTTCTCACAACtcttaaataatttattagGCATAGTTATCCTTTTATGCGGCAAACCCAACTCCCCTTTCTTCCCCACTCTCGGGTTCTCTTTCTTATTGCTCTCCAAAGATGGAAACTTCTCCTTTACCGATACATTTTCCACATTCTTCCTATACTGATTCACCTTTGGAGTTAGCGTGCCATTTTCTGAAAACTCCTCAACATGGCTGTTGCCATTATCTGCCACAGGTTCGGTTGATCCCCGAAACAGCCTGGAAATGTTGGGCACCACTGAACCCGCATCAGAATTCACTCTAGCAAGTCTAGAAACTTTATCATTCGCGGATGATTGTGACTTTGTGTATCCACCTACACCAGAATAAGCTCTACCTGAAGCCTCCTCAGCTTCAATCCTCTTGACCAATGCCCTAATTTGATCGAGCTCACTCACTAACTTACTTTTCAGCTCCCTAATCTCAAATTTTGACTTAAAACTCAAGTTAATCGTAACTTTATTGTCAAATTCAACATACCCGGATACAGCATTCCGATCACTGGGGCTTGGTGGACCAGGCAACAAGTGATTGCGGGCAGACGAATCATGGGACGCCACGCGTTGCTGAGATGAGTTGTTGAGTTTCTTTCCGGCATGGACTCGCCTCCTCTTCTTCACCGGAGAGTCATCTTCCCCGGCACCGCCCGGTGAACCTTTAGCCATTCATGAAAAAGTCGTAATTTTGACGGTAACCCAAAAACCCCAGAAGTCAAAGATGCCGGAAAAAATAGTTTCAGAAGAACCCCCAATTCTATGGAACTAGGGTCTTGGTTTTGGGTGAGTGGCGAAGAAGACAGTAGGGTGATATAGATTACAGACAAGGAATCGATGTGTAGATAGTTCTTCACTACATGCTGCCAGTAGTAGTAAACTCTTCCAGAACCATGAATGTCCCTTCCATTTAGGTGAAATTTTAACAATTTACTAATATGGATTTCTCTTATGGGCTGGGCTTTTGCTTTTGGTCCAGTGGAAATCTGTTTATTGCGTGCTAGGATCTAAAAATTCATGCAAGAATTATTCAAGACTCGCCTAAATTTGTCCTCAATAATTATTGCTTGCAGCTCAACATCAACGAGAAGTGGTTCGATTACAATTGATTTAGTTAGGCATATTTGTATTCAAGATTCTATTACAATGAGAACCATATTTCTCGagagtatttcaaaaaaaagaagaagctatcACCTTTGCACTCAAATTCACTCAAATTAAAGCCAGaaacacaagaaagaaaaaaagtgggAGATCCCTTTTGCCCTCTCATGCActacatttttctttcttgttaatggattttcttttagttttttttaatacatataGTCTCATAAAGAATCAAATGACACCCGTACGCCCACCAACCCGAAAGAAATAAATCTTATATTCCATCCCACCCGACGAGATTCTATCTTATAACCTCACGAGTCTGAAAATTTAGTTTCTTTGAATATTTAGTGCTAAATCATGACTCCAATATTCatgttttagttttttttttcttccctttttttatACATGGAAATTTAAAGTGATTAATATCCTTCTAATGTGCACtgcataaatttattttataacgTAATAGTTCATAAATTATACGTGTCAGTCAAGTGCATGAAAATTTCATGTATGGTTTCTATTTATATTACTTTTCATCCCTCGCAAAATAACTAGAGTAGTAGTCGTTCTGGTGTAAATCCACTGTATTTGTAcccaaaataaatttaaattcatatttttaaatTCCACCTCATATTTTTTAAGtcccatataaaaaaaaacccttatctAAAATCTATGGTGCAAGGCTTTAGCCTAAATGACTAAGCCTCTTACGTTAAGACTCATTACTTAAGAGGACATTGGTTCAATCCCTCACCCccacttataaaaaaaaaacctataaatCTTGTCATTTATATCTAGCTATAAGCTCagtttggtaaacaatttatACAAGCATTTATGTTTGTCTAACATAAATGCTTTGTGGCAGCCAAACAAGCATTTTCGGGTAGCAAAATTGAGACAATTTGGGAACATCTGAAAGACTTTTGAGAATGCTCCCATTTTGAACAAATTAGTAACATTTTGGTTCATTTTTTCATCGTCCTCATTACTTGATTGTTATCCCCATCTCACCCTTATCGATTATTTCTCTCATATTCCCATTGTTATCCCCATTTTAATTTAGGGCTTTTTATACATAAGGACAAAATGTGTGAGttgtattccaataaggacaagTCAAAACGAATAAGGATAAATGTTATaaacttacaaaaataccctttattataaaataacacacgttactctcttctttcttcttcctcctcttattttctctctcttcttcttccttcatgcTGACCATTGGAAGTTGGCCGTCCAGCCATCATTTTCGATGAACAAActatcgaaatgaagctctaggtgtGCCCGATCAAAGCTCAGACATCACTGACCGATGATTATCACTTGAGTCATCTTAAAAACTTCGTAAATTCAGGACTaccgtttgaaaaagagctaaaTCCGGCCAATATGGCCAACACCGATGACCATCaactttattttctaaattaatttgtatttattGTTGCATTTATATGCATGTGTTATTGTCCAACATTTATGCTACTACCATATATATGCTAGCATATCTGCTATTGTCAATATTGTTTGCCAAACTAGGCCATACTACTACTTGAAAAAGTACATAGATTTGAAGGGCAGGTGCAGTCTCTAGTAGTGATATATTCTTTATCAGTTCAACAAGGTGTAGGGTTCGATTTACCTattcttttattaaaaaacTGACAGAATTTTCATTAGCAATAAAAAGTAGAATCTTATAACATATAAAATTTTCTCATAAAGGAAACTCAAagtgaaagaaaaaggagaataaAGATGAAGCTCAACAAAAACTAGAGAGAAACAAAGATGGAATGTTAGTGATGTTGAGGGTCAGGCCCTCCAGGAGAGACTCTTTCTGGGTCAGCTGCAAGCCTCCTTCGATAGTACTCAATTTTCAATGCATCATACCCTAATTTACGCAAGCttattcttctttctctctctatcttcttcttcatgacAGGGAATCCATGAGAGACCACCTTCGATGACCTAACCACGATCATCATCGTTATGACGACTAAGGAGAgtaacaatattattattgcCCTAGTTGAAATTGCCATTGTTGGTGAAGAACATATAATTTTTGAGTGTGTGATGAAACTAACGAGGAAAGGAAGTAGGAGAGCTCATAAGCTTTAGAATGAAACCCTATTTTATAGATAACAAAAGATAAAAGTGCACTATATGATGATTAGCtaattaacaaataacaacgaagatgataaagatcccagcaATTGGTGTCCCAGTTATTCCAGCTGTTGAGTTGGACTTACAAAATACAAGTGAATTTGTTTGTAGACTTCACATGTATCacgtgatgcacatgaaattatATGCGTATAATTCAACAATTGCGATAACTGGGATGTGTACAAACTGCTGGGATCCCTATCAGTATTGAGCTAACAATGACATGCATATTCAAAAGTTCCTTAATTAGCCGGTCAATATACATAAGACACAATAGTAATGGATAATCGTATAAGCATTTGGGTTTGATGTGGGGGACGTTTGTCTTCTCTCCATTAGTGGATTAATAGGAAATTAAGTGGTTTGTTTTGTTGCTCACACTAGTAGCCAAACAAGAGTCCACCATATGATCTAGTCATTTCTTGTTCTCTTGTGTATATCTTAAAACCCAAATCATCATCACAAGATTGACCCAAAAAGCATTTATCTAAAACGACATGAAACCTTTGAAGTTTTAATTGATATACATGAAAGCATTAGTTCATTCATAACATTTTCAATCATATATACATCCAccatcaaattgaaaaattcaagtAGACAATATTTGTCAATATagaattt
Proteins encoded in this region:
- the LOC119985024 gene encoding transcription factor GTE3, chloroplastic-like isoform X2 encodes the protein MAKGSPGGAGEDDSPVKKRRRVHAGKKLNNSSQQRVASHDSSARNHLLPGPPSPSDRNAVSGYVEFDNKVTINLSFKSKFEIRELKSKLVSELDQIRALVKRIEAEEASGRAYSGVGGYTKSQSSANDKVSRLARVNSDAGSVVPNISRLFRGSTEPVADNGNSHVEEFSENGTLTPKVNQYRKNVENVSVKEKFPSLESNKKENPRVGKKGELGLPHKRITMPNKLFKSCENILVTLMKHQFGWVFNKPVDVEGLKLHDYYKIIKHPMDLGTVKARLQKNWYKSPKEFAEDVRLTFSNAMSYNSKGQDVHYMAEALSNIFEEKWAATEAEFALDGRLEIGHSADLPITPSRTAPDPPAPGTAPPIPTPALLDTRNLERSESMTVPVHSVSKSRHVTSHQKKTPVAKKRKTEVPANRDMTYEEKQRLRENLESLPSEKLERVVEIIKERNPGLFQQDDEIELDLDSVGPETLWELDRFVAYCNKSIGKNKGNSDLSLPAKQEMNRTAANTEERNETVERFSVTSPVQVENGSANVSGSSSSSHSSGSSLNDSERDSSSGYGSDAGQ
- the LOC119985024 gene encoding transcription factor GTE3, chloroplastic-like isoform X1, translated to MAKGSPGGAGEDDSPVKKRRRVHAGKKLNNSSQQRVASHDSSARNHLLPGPPSPSDRNAVSGYVEFDNKVTINLSFKSKFEIRELKSKLVSELDQIRALVKRIEAEEASGRAYSGVGGYTKSQSSANDKVSRLARVNSDAGSVVPNISRLFRGSTEPVADNGNSHVEEFSENGTLTPKVNQYRKNVENVSVKEKFPSLESNKKENPRVGKKGELGLPHKRITMPNKLFKSCENILVTLMKHQFGWVFNKPVDVEGLKLHDYYKIIKHPMDLGTVKARLQKNWYKSPKEFAEDVRLTFSNAMSYNSKGQDVHYMAEALSNIFEEKWAATEAEFALDGRLEIGHSADLPITPSRTAPDPPAPGTAPPIPTPALLDTRNLERSESMTVPVHSVSKSRHVTSHQKKTPVAKKRKTEVPANRDMTYEEKQRLRENLESLPSEKLERVVEIIKERNPGLFQQDDEIELDLDSVGPETLWELDRFVAYCNKSIGKNKGNSDLSLPAKQEMNRTAANTEERNETAVERFSVTSPVQVENGSANVSGSSSSSHSSGSSLNDSERDSSSGYGSDAGQ